In SAR324 cluster bacterium, a genomic segment contains:
- a CDS encoding LysE family translocator, whose protein sequence is MFDSQVLTFTLVVTVLAFTPGADTMLVVKNGIRSGSPAGWATTFGVLGGTLLHALISALGLSIVLAQSATLFQFIKLLGALYLVWLGLQALRQLPEPRTDEKLTKLAILAAFKEGLITNLLNPKVAIFYLAFLPQFISPDDPVVAKSLLLAGIHNLLSLIWLGGLVVVIGQGKRWIEKWDAQIWLSRISGVMLIGLGVRLALEER, encoded by the coding sequence TTGTTTGACTCGCAGGTACTCACCTTCACCTTGGTGGTCACAGTGTTGGCCTTTACCCCCGGGGCTGACACCATGCTGGTAGTCAAGAATGGCATTCGGTCCGGTAGTCCCGCAGGCTGGGCCACCACCTTTGGGGTCCTGGGAGGCACTCTGCTGCATGCGTTGATCTCGGCCCTCGGACTTTCAATTGTTCTGGCACAGTCAGCAACTCTCTTTCAATTCATCAAGCTGCTCGGGGCTCTTTACTTGGTCTGGTTAGGTCTGCAGGCACTCCGCCAGCTTCCCGAACCACGGACCGATGAGAAGCTGACAAAACTGGCAATCTTGGCTGCTTTCAAAGAGGGACTGATCACCAATCTACTGAATCCCAAGGTGGCTATTTTCTATCTCGCCTTCCTACCACAGTTTATCTCTCCTGATGATCCTGTGGTGGCCAAATCCCTGTTGCTCGCAGGAATTCACAATCTACTCAGCCTAATCTGGCTCGGTGGGTTGGTCGTGGTGATTGGTCAGGGCAAGCGCTGGATCGAAAAGTGGGATGCACAAATCTGGCTATCCCGAATCTCGGGAGTGATGTTGATTGGTCTTGGGGTGCGGTTAGCGTTGGAAGAGAGATAG
- a CDS encoding ThuA domain-containing protein, with protein MILFAADNHYGTHTGKSLFECLRPHHEIHFHEDDWRCLMEENLVENYDLLMFHLIGGTCDILAPGPVAEQHVKEYLQVGKPMFLLHGSSAAFWHCAWWRSLVGFRWVRKDDPDGFAPSSHPIRPYLVEVAKSRHPLCQHLQDVAQPSDEIYINLEQSCPATTLMTTTIEEGTFPMAYETITPWGGKIVSYLPGHAPEAVRHPGNVTNCRSIIEYLITPT; from the coding sequence ATGATTCTTTTTGCAGCAGACAATCACTACGGCACCCACACAGGAAAAAGCCTCTTCGAGTGCCTACGTCCGCACCATGAGATCCATTTTCATGAAGACGACTGGCGTTGTTTGATGGAGGAGAATCTAGTGGAAAACTACGATTTGTTGATGTTCCACCTGATTGGAGGCACCTGTGACATTCTGGCTCCCGGTCCTGTAGCTGAGCAGCACGTGAAGGAGTACTTACAGGTGGGCAAGCCCATGTTTCTGCTGCATGGTTCTAGTGCTGCCTTCTGGCATTGTGCGTGGTGGCGCTCGCTTGTTGGCTTTCGTTGGGTGCGTAAAGATGATCCCGATGGGTTTGCTCCGAGCTCGCACCCAATCCGTCCCTACTTGGTTGAAGTAGCCAAAAGCCGGCATCCTTTGTGTCAACACTTACAAGACGTCGCACAACCTTCCGACGAGATATATATCAACCTGGAGCAAAGCTGTCCAGCGACTACCTTGATGACAACCACGATAGAGGAAGGAACCTTTCCCATGGCCTACGAGACGATCACGCCGTGGGGTGGAAAGATCGTCTCCTACCTCCCAGGCCACGCCCCCGAAGCTGTTCGGCACCCTGGCAACGTCACCAACTGCCGAAGCATTATCGAGTATCTGATCACTCCCACCTAG